One genomic segment of Mytilus galloprovincialis chromosome 5, xbMytGall1.hap1.1, whole genome shotgun sequence includes these proteins:
- the LOC143074035 gene encoding uncharacterized protein LOC143074035, with protein sequence MSSEFRKKIITTGKVITMKAVVLLSCLFMTVSGQTIQNRNADLGEINDDIDDFAIDTDMNYLRKCDWNFGSGNNGYSNNGNGNENVGNSNTENNKQTNVGGLGYIGRYGWKHDWQLGSGNYGNGNNGNGNENVGNSNTENNKETNVGGLGYIGRYGWKRDWNLGSGNYGNGNNGNENENVGNSNTENDKETNVGGIRYFGGRGWKRDWNLGSGNYGNGNNGNENENVGNSNSENNKETNVGGIRYFGGRGWKRDWNLGSGNYGNGNNGNENENVGNSNSENNKETNVGGLRYFGGRGWKRDWNLGSGNYGNGNNGNENENVGNSNTANNKETKVGGIRYFGGRGWKRDWNLGSGNYGYGNNGNGNENVGNSNSENNKETNVGGLRYFGGRGWKRDWNLGSGNYGNGNNGNENENVGNSNSENNKETNVGGLRYFGGRGWKRDWNLGSGNYGYGNNGNENENVGNSNTENNKETNVGGLGYFGDRGWKRDWNLGSGNYGNGNNGNENENVGNSNTENNKETNVGRIGNIGGSKWKRNWNLGSKNYGNGNNGNENENIGNSNTKNNKETNAGRIGNVEWKMAGIR encoded by the exons ATGTCTTCTGAATTCAGGAAGAAAATTATTACCACAGG AAAAGTAATAACAATGAAGGCTGTAGTACTATTAAGCTGTCTGTTCATGACAGTCAGTG gacAGACCATTCAAAACAGAAATGCAGATCTTGGAGAAATAAATGATGACATTGATGATTTTGCCATTGATACTGATATGAATTATCTCAG GAAATGTGACTGGAACTTTGGAAGTGGGAACAACGGATATAGTAACAATGGAAACGGGAACGAAAACGTTGGTAATTcgaatacagaaaataataaacaaacaaatgtcgGAGGATTAGGATATATCGGAAGGTATGGATGGAAACATGACTGGCAACTTGGAAGTGGGAACTACGGAAATGGTAACAATGGAAACGGGAACGAAAACGTTGGTAATTcgaatacagaaaataataaagaaacaaatgtcgGAGGATTAGGATATATCGGAAGGTATGGATGGAAACGTGACTGGAACCTTGGAAGTGGGAATTACGGAAATGGTAACAATGGAAACGAGAACGAAAACGTTGGTAACTCGAATACAgaaaatgataaagaaacaaaTGTCGGAGGAATAAGATATTTCGGAGGCCGTGGATGGAAACGTGACTGGAACCTTGGAAGTGGGAACTACGGAAATGGTAACAATGGAAACGAGAACGAAAACGTTGGTAATTCGAAttcagaaaataataaagaaacaaatgtcgGAGGAATAAGATATTTCGGAGGCCGTGGATGGAAACGTGACTGGAACCTTGGAAGTGGGAACTACGGAAATGGTAACAATGGAAACGAGAACGAAAACGTTGGTAATTCGAAttcagaaaataataaagaaacaaatgtcgGAGGATTAAGATATTTCGGAGGCCGTGGATGGAAACGTGACTGGAACCTTGGAAGTGGGAACTACGGAAATGGTAACAATGGAAACGAGAACGAAAACGTTGGTAACTCGAATACagcaaataataaagaaacaaaagtcGGAGGAATAAGATATTTCGGAGGCCGTGGATGGAAACGTGACTGGAACCTTGGAAGTGGGAACTACGGATATGGTAACAATGGAAACGGGAACGAAAACGTTGGTAATTCGAAttcagaaaataataaagaaacaaatgtcgGAGGATTAAGATATTTCGGAGGCCGTGGATGGAAACGTGACTGGAACCTTGGAAGTGGGAACTACGGAAATGGTAACAATGGAAACGAGAACGAAAACGTTGGTAATTCGAAttcagaaaataataaagaaacaaatgtcgGAGGATTAAGATATTTCGGAGGCCGTGGATGGAAACGTGACTGGAACCTTGGAAGTGGGAACTACGGATATGGTAACAATGGAAACGAGAACGAAAACGTTGGTAATTcgaatacagaaaataataaagaaacaaatgtcgGAGGATTAGGATATTTCGGAGACCGTGGATGGAAACGTGACTGGAACCTTGGAAGTGGGAACTACGGAAATGGTAACAATGGAAACGAGAACGAAAACGTTGGTAATTcgaatacagaaaataataaagaaactaaTGTCGGAAGAATAGGAAATATCGGAGGCAGTAAATGGAAACGTAACTGGAACCTTGGAAGTAAGAACTACGGAAATGGTAACAATGGGAACGAGAACGAAAACATTGGTAAttcgaatacaaaaaataataaagaaacaaatgctGGAAGAATAGGAAACGTTGAATGGAAAATGGCTGGCATAAGATAA